CACACTTTCTCCTTTGATGATATAAGCATTTTTAAGACGTACTACCAGGCCGGGGCCGAGGCGGAAGAACTTTTTGGGCGGCACTTCCATGAAGTCATCGCGTTCAATGTACAAGGTATTGCTGAAGTGCAGGGTACGTGTACCGGCGCTTTCATCTTCCGGGTTGTTGTCGGCGGTCATTTCTTCTACCTGTCCTTCGGGGTAGTTGGTGATCACCAGTTTTACCGGGTCCAGTACGGCCATTACACGATTGGCTGTTTTGTTCAGCTCCTCGCGGATGCAGAACTCCAACAGGCTCATGTCGATCATGTTATCGCGTTTCTGCACGCCTACGCGCTCACACAGCATGCGGATGCTGGCAGCGGTATAGCCACGGCGGCGCAGGCCACTGATGGTAGGCATACGGGGATCATCCCAGCCGTTTACATATTGTTCTTCCACCAGTTGCTTCAGTTTTCGTTTGCTCATGACCGTATAGTTCAGGTTTAAGCGGGCAAACTCGTACTGATGACTGGGGAAAGTTTCCAGTTCTTTTATAAACCAATCGTACAGCGGGCGGTGAGGAATAAACTCCAGTGTACAAATGGAATGGGTAATATTTTCGATGCTGTCACTCTGTCCGTGTGCAAAGTCGTACATCGGGTAGATGCACCATTTGTCGCCGGTACGGTGGTGATGGGCATGTTTGATACGATACATGAGTGGGTCGCGCAGGTGCATATTGGGGGCAGCCATGTCTATTTTGGCCCGCAGTGTTTTTTCACCGTCTTTGAATTCACCTTTCCGCATCCTGTCAAACAGGTCCAGGTTTTCCGCTACAGAACGGCTCCTGCTGGGGCTTTCTACGCCAGGAGTGGTAGGCGTACCTTTCATGGAAGCGATTTGTTCTGCGCTGGCATCTTCTACATAAGCCAGCCCTTTTTCGATCAGCTTTACCGCCAGGGCATACATCTGCTCAAAATAGTCAGAGGCATACAGTTCCTTTTCCCATTCGAAGCCCAGCCAGCGGATGTCTTCTTTGATGGAGTCTACGTATTCCGTGTCTTCGGTAACAGGGTTGGTATCATCGAAGCGCAGGTTGGTTTTACCATTGTATTTCTGTGCCAGCCCGAAGTTCAGCACAATTGATTTGGCATGGCCAATATGCAGGTAGCCATTGGGTTCTGGCGGGAAACGCGTCAGCACACGTCCGCCATTTACACCGTTGGCGATATCTTCTTCAACAATTTGTTCTATAAAATTGAGGGATCTTTCTTCGCTCATAATGATTTTTATCTGTTTTGCGGACAGCAAAAGTACGAAAAAGCTGAAAGCCTGCAGCCGGCTTTTTCGTACATTTACAACCTCAATGATAAAACGGTATGGTCAACCCATTAAATCGTCCTGTTCGGGTACTGGTAGCTAAAGTGGGCCTTGATGGCCACGACCGCGGCGCAAAAGTAATTGCGGCTGCGCTGCGTGATGCAGGTATGGAGGTGATCTATACCGGATTGCGGCAAACGCCGGAAATGGTGGTCAATGCGGCCCTCCAGGAAGATGTGGATGCCATCGGGATCAGCATCCTCTCCGGTGCCCATATGACGGTATTTCCCAAAATTATCGCCATTATGAAAGAAAAAGGGATGAACGATGTGCTGCTCACCGGTGGTGGTATCATCCCCGACGGGGATATGCTGGAACTCCAGGAAATGGGCGTCGGCCAATTGTTCCCGCCAGGTACCCATACCAAAGATATTGCTGCCTATATCAACGAATGGGTGGCCGCTCACAGGAATTTTTAAAAAAGTTGGGGGTTTTCGTAACATTTCATTTTTTCGGTCGTCTTGTAAAAGATAATGTCTACCAGATCTAAAAAACCACAATGTACCTGATATGAAATGTAAGTTATACCCGGTTCTGCTGCTCCTGCTGCTGTCCTTCAGCGCCGTATTTGCCCAGCAACCCACAGATACAACGACCACTGACAGCATCAAAAACGCCAAACTATCCATCACCTTTGGTAAATACCCCAAACACCGGGAAGGCGTATACGTAACATCCGATCTGTCCGGCATGCTCTCTTTTGCCTCCATGAAACAGGATGGCGAGCATATGCGTAACATCCCGCGCTTCAGCTTTATTTTTAACTATAGCACCAGCTTTAATAAAGATTTCTCAAAAAATTTCGGGGTGTTTACCGGCCTGAACATTAAAAACATCGGGCTGATTTCCAAACCCTACGATTCGCTGAAACTGAAACAGCGGGTATATACCCTGGGCATCCCCATCGGTTTCAAGATCGGTGATGTAACCGGTGGTACTTTCTTCTTCTTTGCCGGTGGTTCTGTAGATATGGCTTTGAACTATAAGGAAAAGCAGTTTGTAGATGGCGAAAAAGTACACAAATTCAATGAATGGTTCAGTGACCGCACGCCTTTGCTCATGCCATCCATTTTCGCCGGATTCAGGATCAACCCCGGATTTGGATTGAAAGTGGAGTATTATCCGCAGAATTTCTTCAACAAAGATTTCCATTATACCGATAAAGGCAATAAAATCTATCCTTATAAAAATACCGATGCCAACCTGGTATTTGTTACCCTCGGATATAATTTCGGTGGGATAGAATATTTTAAAGTGAAGAAGAAAAGACACTATATGAAAATGAAAAATGGTAAAGCCGAATTTGAGGTAAACTATTAGCACACATCAGCTGTCATATCATCAGTCCTGTAGCAAACGGTATCGGTTGTTACAGGACTTTTTTTTGGAAACCAGGCAACCATACATTAAGCCTGCATTGGATACCGGTCGTGATCCACAGCTCGAATCCGCTATCGGCCTGATTCGGTAGGTTATTGAATATTGCTTAATATTGATCATTAAAACCCTCGGCTCATGTATCAAACATTAAGCACGCAACTCGACAATCATATCCTGATCATCACCATTAATCGTCCCGACAAGATGAATGCCCTCAATCAGCTGATGATGGCGGAGCTGGGACTGGTGGTAGACGAAATATACAGTAATAAGGATATCAAAGGCGCGATATTTACCGGCGCTGGTGAAAAAGCATTTGTGGCGGGCGCCGACATCTCTGAATTTCTCTCTTTATCGCCCAAACAGGGTGAAGAGCTGGCGAAAAGCGGGCATGTGGTTTTTCATCGCATTGAAAACAGTCCCAAGCCGATCATTGCGGCAGTCAACGGTTTTGCGCTGGGCGGTGGCTGCGAACTGGCCATGGCCTGTCATTTCCGGATAGCCAGCGATAATGCGAAGTTTGGGCAGCCGGAAGTAAACCTGGGCCTGATTCCAGGCTATGGCGGCACCCAACGGCTCACACAACTCGTTGGTAAAGGCAAAGCACTCGAACTGATGATGACCGCCGACATGCTTACTGCCCACGAAGCCCAGTCCTGGGGCCTTGTAAACCACGTGGTAACACAAGCGGAACTGCTGCCAAAAGCGTTATCTATCTTACAAAAAATACAAACCAAAGCACCACTCGCTATTGCACGCGTGGTAAAATGCGTTAACACTGCGCTGGATAAAGACCAGGACGGCTTCGAAACCGAAATAAAAGAATTCGCTGCCAGCTTTGCTACCAAAGACTTGCAGGAAGGCGCAGAAGCATTTATACAAAAGAGAAAAGCAAATTTCACCGGCGAATAATGACCAGGATTAAATAGATTATCAGGATTAACAGGATGGGTGTAGAAGATATAAGCGGATATAGTAGATATAAGTAGATAAATATTAAATTTATATCGATTAAATCTTCTACACCCATCCTGTTAATCCAAATATCCTTTAATCCTGGTCTGGTTTTTTATTTACTTTTGTACCCAATCTTAAAAGATAAGCTATGGAATTCAGAATAGAGAAAGACACGATGGGCGAAGTAAAAGTGCCTGTGGATGCCTATTATGGTGCTCAAACGCAACGCTCCATTGAAAATTTCAAGATCGCACAGGATATCAACAGGATGCCGAAAGAGATTATCAAGGCATTTGCATACCTGAAAAAGGCTGCCGCTATCACCAACCTGGAAGCAGGCGTGCTGCCAAAAGAGAAAAGTGAACTGATCGGGCAGGTATGCGATGAAATACTCGAAGGTAAACTGGATGATCAGTTTCCACTGGTAGTATGGCAAACTGGCTCCGGTACACAATCCAATATGAATGTGAACGAAGTGGTAGCCTATCGCGCACACGTTGTTCATGGCGGTCAGCTGACAGATAAAGAGAAATTCATTCATCCGAATGATGATGTAAATAAATCACAATCTTCCAACGATACTTTCCCCACCGCTATGCATATTGCGGCTTATAAAATGCTGGTGGAAATTACGATCCCCGGTATCAAAAAGCTTCGTAATACCCTGGCACAAAAAGCGGAAGCCTTTAAAAACGTAGTGAAAATTGGCCGTACCCACTTCATGGATGCTACGCCACTTACACTCGGACAGGAAATCAGCGGCTATGTATCGCAACTGGATCACGGCCTGAAGGCAATCAATTACACACTGGCTCACCTGAGCGAACTCGCGCTGGGCGGTACTGCTGTAGGAACCGGTATCAACACCCCCAAAGGCTATTCCGAAAATGTAGCGAAGAAT
The Chitinophaga sp. MM2321 DNA segment above includes these coding regions:
- the fumC gene encoding class II fumarate hydratase; translated protein: MEFRIEKDTMGEVKVPVDAYYGAQTQRSIENFKIAQDINRMPKEIIKAFAYLKKAAAITNLEAGVLPKEKSELIGQVCDEILEGKLDDQFPLVVWQTGSGTQSNMNVNEVVAYRAHVVHGGQLTDKEKFIHPNDDVNKSQSSNDTFPTAMHIAAYKMLVEITIPGIKKLRNTLAQKAEAFKNVVKIGRTHFMDATPLTLGQEISGYVSQLDHGLKAINYTLAHLSELALGGTAVGTGINTPKGYSENVAKNIAKLTGLPFITAENKFEALAAHDAIVEAHGALKTVAVSLMKIANDVRMLSSGPRAGIGEIHIPDNEPGSSIMPGKVNPTQCEALTMIAAQVMGNDVAISIGGASGHFELNVFKPVMIFNFLHSARLIGDGCISFNDKCAEGIEPIEANIRKHVENSLMLVTALNTKIGYYKAAEIAQKAHKEGTTLKEMAVKLGYVTPQQFDEWVVPAHMVGEIK
- a CDS encoding glutamine--tRNA ligase/YqeY domain fusion protein gives rise to the protein MSEERSLNFIEQIVEEDIANGVNGGRVLTRFPPEPNGYLHIGHAKSIVLNFGLAQKYNGKTNLRFDDTNPVTEDTEYVDSIKEDIRWLGFEWEKELYASDYFEQMYALAVKLIEKGLAYVEDASAEQIASMKGTPTTPGVESPSRSRSVAENLDLFDRMRKGEFKDGEKTLRAKIDMAAPNMHLRDPLMYRIKHAHHHRTGDKWCIYPMYDFAHGQSDSIENITHSICTLEFIPHRPLYDWFIKELETFPSHQYEFARLNLNYTVMSKRKLKQLVEEQYVNGWDDPRMPTISGLRRRGYTAASIRMLCERVGVQKRDNMIDMSLLEFCIREELNKTANRVMAVLDPVKLVITNYPEGQVEEMTADNNPEDESAGTRTLHFSNTLYIERDDFMEVPPKKFFRLGPGLVVRLKNAYIIKGESVEKDADGNITTIYATYLPESKSGGDHSGLTVKGTIHWVSAAHAATAEVRIYDRLFKSENPNAEEGDFKDFINPDSLQVIKEAYVEPGLLQAKPGDRFQFMRKGYFTVDPDSTPDKVVFNRTVTLKDAWSKMTKI
- a CDS encoding enoyl-CoA hydratase-related protein, with translation MYQTLSTQLDNHILIITINRPDKMNALNQLMMAELGLVVDEIYSNKDIKGAIFTGAGEKAFVAGADISEFLSLSPKQGEELAKSGHVVFHRIENSPKPIIAAVNGFALGGGCELAMACHFRIASDNAKFGQPEVNLGLIPGYGGTQRLTQLVGKGKALELMMTADMLTAHEAQSWGLVNHVVTQAELLPKALSILQKIQTKAPLAIARVVKCVNTALDKDQDGFETEIKEFAASFATKDLQEGAEAFIQKRKANFTGE
- a CDS encoding cobalamin B12-binding domain-containing protein, translating into MVNPLNRPVRVLVAKVGLDGHDRGAKVIAAALRDAGMEVIYTGLRQTPEMVVNAALQEDVDAIGISILSGAHMTVFPKIIAIMKEKGMNDVLLTGGGIIPDGDMLELQEMGVGQLFPPGTHTKDIAAYINEWVAAHRNF